The following are from one region of the Halodesulfurarchaeum sp. HSR-GB genome:
- a CDS encoding ABC transporter ATP-binding protein, protein MTAADELSWVEKIAALRRVAAYRPTFTFGLVLFGGLAAVLEGVGLGFIYPILEVAQTEGPVEGGGPVLETFLAFYDFVGLPFTLGYLIVGVALVMIIRYTFSFLVAWLRAILAKHYEKSLRTRAFEGALGARISYFDAEGSDDVLNAIITETRYSGRVIRDGVRTMEYVFLVAVYMGVMLYITPTMTGLAIVLLGGITVLLRFVIEPAVTVGNRVAQANEEVQEAVQAGTQGVRDVKLFGLSDEVFSSFRESIEQYADSSVDLTRNKAAIQNYYQLAAALTIFVLIYVGFTYSGLSLGELGIFLIAMFQLAPRVSTLNSFFYNLEGNISHLVRTQEFLDRLTENEEPDGDKPVQSVDEIEFEDVHFAYEPDEPVLQGISFDVERGEFVAFVGQSGAGKSTIVSLLARMYDPDEGKIRADGTPIEEFDIDQWRERIAVVRQQPYIFNDTLEANVTIGNRDATREEVKEVCEIAKVDEFLNELPRGYDSQLGDDGVRLSGGQRQRVTLARALLKDADFLVLDEATSDLDSNLERQVQRSIESMDRDYGMIAIAHRLSTVQNADRIHTVDAGEIIESGTHRELLDADGEYAELYAIQSKE, encoded by the coding sequence ATGACTGCTGCAGATGAACTTTCGTGGGTGGAAAAGATCGCGGCCCTCCGTCGGGTGGCCGCCTATCGCCCTACGTTCACGTTCGGTCTCGTTCTCTTCGGCGGCCTGGCCGCAGTCCTCGAGGGCGTCGGCCTGGGATTCATCTATCCCATCCTGGAAGTCGCCCAGACTGAGGGCCCAGTTGAGGGGGGCGGCCCGGTACTCGAAACCTTCCTCGCGTTCTATGACTTCGTCGGCCTGCCGTTCACGCTGGGCTATCTGATCGTCGGCGTCGCACTCGTGATGATCATCCGGTACACGTTCTCCTTCCTGGTCGCCTGGCTACGGGCGATCCTCGCGAAACACTACGAGAAGTCACTTCGCACGCGTGCCTTCGAGGGGGCACTCGGGGCCCGGATCAGCTACTTCGATGCGGAAGGCTCCGATGACGTCCTCAACGCCATCATCACCGAGACCCGCTATTCCGGCCGGGTCATCCGCGATGGCGTCCGGACGATGGAGTACGTCTTCCTCGTCGCCGTCTACATGGGGGTCATGCTCTACATCACGCCGACGATGACTGGCCTGGCGATCGTTCTTTTGGGCGGGATTACCGTCCTCCTGCGCTTCGTCATCGAGCCGGCGGTAACTGTGGGCAATCGAGTCGCCCAGGCAAACGAGGAAGTCCAGGAGGCCGTCCAGGCGGGCACCCAGGGTGTGCGGGACGTCAAACTCTTCGGCCTCTCCGATGAGGTCTTTTCCTCGTTCCGCGAGTCGATCGAACAGTACGCCGATTCGAGTGTCGATCTGACCCGGAACAAGGCCGCAATTCAGAACTACTACCAGCTCGCCGCCGCGCTGACGATTTTCGTCCTCATCTACGTCGGGTTTACCTACTCCGGGCTCTCCCTTGGCGAACTCGGGATCTTCCTCATCGCGATGTTCCAGCTCGCCCCACGAGTGAGCACGCTCAACAGCTTCTTCTACAATCTGGAGGGGAATATCTCCCATCTCGTCCGCACCCAGGAGTTCCTCGACCGACTCACAGAGAACGAGGAACCGGACGGGGACAAACCAGTCCAGTCCGTCGATGAGATCGAGTTCGAGGACGTTCACTTCGCCTACGAGCCAGACGAACCAGTCCTGCAGGGCATCTCCTTCGACGTCGAGCGGGGCGAGTTCGTGGCCTTCGTGGGCCAGTCCGGCGCTGGCAAGTCAACGATCGTCTCACTTCTGGCCCGGATGTACGACCCCGACGAAGGCAAAATTCGCGCTGATGGCACCCCGATCGAGGAGTTCGACATCGACCAGTGGCGCGAACGTATCGCGGTGGTTCGCCAGCAGCCATACATCTTTAACGACACCCTCGAAGCCAACGTCACGATCGGCAATCGGGACGCCACTCGCGAAGAAGTAAAAGAAGTCTGTGAGATCGCCAAGGTGGACGAATTCCTGAACGAACTCCCGCGGGGGTATGACTCACAACTGGGTGACGACGGTGTTCGTCTCTCCGGGGGCCAGCGCCAGCGTGTCACCCTCGCCAGGGCCCTCCTCAAAGACGCCGATTTCCTCGTCCTCGATGAGGCGACGAGCGATTTGGACTCCAATCTCGAACGGCAAGTCCAGCGCTCGATCGAGTCGATGGACCGGGATTACGGGATGATCGCCATCGCCCATCGCCTCTCGACGGTGCAAAACGCCGATCGGATTCACACTGTCGACGCTGGTGAGATCATCGAGTCCGGCACGCACCGGGAGTTACTCGATGCGGATGGGGAGTACGCAGAGCTGTACGCGATTCAGTCGAAAGAGTAA
- the aglM gene encoding UDP-glucose 6-dehydrogenase AglM: MKLSIVGSGYVGTTIAGCFADLGHEVVNVDIDEEIVETINSGESPIHEPGLDDLIATHAGSKLSATTDYEAIHDTEVTFLALPTPSNEDGSIDTASIEAAAESVGEVLAEKETPHLVVVKSTVIPGTTEELVATAIESTAGKAAGEDFHVAMNPEFLREGSAVTDFLEPHKIVLGTQDAAARETLESVYEPLREQATGEPPIFATGIREAEMIKYANNAFLASKISLINDIGNICKEFDVDAYEVAEAIGLDDRISEQFLRSGVGWGGSCFPKDVDAIIAAATQAGYEPPMLEAAREVNDHQPTRMLDLLDEHVDVADKRVAVLGLAFKPGTDDTRNSRAIPIIQGLLDRDANVVAYDPVATANMQAHFPDIEYADSAATALEDAFAALVVTDWDEFAALDTEFESMVEPVVIDGRRVIEGRDGIVYEGLTW, translated from the coding sequence ATGAAACTCAGTATCGTCGGTTCGGGCTACGTGGGAACCACGATTGCGGGCTGCTTTGCCGACCTGGGCCACGAGGTAGTAAACGTGGATATCGACGAGGAAATCGTCGAGACGATCAACTCAGGCGAGTCCCCGATCCACGAACCCGGCCTGGACGATTTGATCGCGACCCACGCTGGCTCGAAACTCAGTGCAACGACCGATTACGAGGCTATCCACGACACAGAAGTCACGTTTCTGGCACTCCCTACCCCCTCCAACGAGGACGGCAGCATCGACACGGCCTCCATCGAGGCCGCCGCCGAGTCGGTCGGAGAGGTCCTCGCCGAGAAGGAGACACCACATCTCGTCGTCGTGAAGAGTACCGTCATCCCCGGAACGACCGAGGAGTTGGTCGCCACCGCCATCGAATCCACCGCCGGAAAGGCGGCCGGCGAGGATTTCCATGTCGCGATGAACCCGGAATTCCTCCGTGAGGGCTCTGCCGTCACGGACTTCCTCGAACCACACAAGATCGTCCTGGGCACCCAGGACGCGGCGGCTCGGGAAACGCTCGAATCCGTGTACGAACCGCTCCGCGAGCAAGCCACAGGCGAGCCACCGATCTTCGCCACGGGGATTCGCGAGGCCGAGATGATCAAGTACGCGAACAACGCCTTCCTCGCCAGCAAGATCAGCCTCATCAACGACATCGGGAACATCTGCAAGGAGTTCGACGTGGACGCCTACGAGGTGGCCGAGGCCATCGGGCTGGACGACCGCATCAGCGAGCAGTTCCTTCGCAGCGGGGTCGGCTGGGGCGGCAGTTGCTTCCCGAAAGACGTGGATGCCATCATCGCAGCGGCAACACAGGCCGGCTACGAGCCACCGATGCTCGAAGCCGCCAGGGAGGTCAACGACCACCAGCCGACACGCATGCTCGACCTGCTGGACGAACACGTCGACGTCGCAGACAAACGAGTCGCCGTGCTCGGCCTGGCGTTCAAACCCGGCACGGATGACACACGAAACTCCAGAGCGATTCCGATCATCCAGGGCCTGCTGGACCGCGATGCAAATGTCGTGGCCTACGATCCCGTCGCGACCGCGAACATGCAGGCCCACTTCCCCGATATCGAGTACGCCGATTCAGCCGCCACAGCCCTCGAGGACGCGTTTGCGGCGCTCGTAGTCACCGACTGGGACGAATTCGCCGCCCTCGACACGGAGTTCGAGTCGATGGTCGAGCCAGTTGTCATCGACGGCCGCAGAGTAATCGAGGGTCGCGACGGCATCGTGTACGAAGGGCTCACCTGGTAG
- a CDS encoding type II toxin-antitoxin system PemK/MazF family toxin, which produces MSYQRGDVVWGPDPFKSGESPRPWLILNNDTHPFGDEEYMTVTLTTTPHEGGIPLDDADWVEGGMPRQSYASPWAVASPKHAAIVRRQGRLDEAFVRTVVDALEAYLEPSSGE; this is translated from the coding sequence ATGAGCTATCAGCGTGGGGATGTCGTCTGGGGACCGGACCCGTTCAAGTCGGGGGAAAGTCCTCGACCATGGCTGATTCTCAACAACGACACCCATCCGTTCGGTGACGAAGAGTACATGACGGTAACACTGACAACGACGCCCCACGAAGGGGGAATTCCACTCGACGACGCGGATTGGGTCGAGGGTGGAATGCCTCGGCAGTCCTACGCTTCGCCATGGGCTGTGGCGTCCCCGAAGCACGCCGCGATTGTTCGGCGGCAAGGTCGCCTTGATGAGGCGTTCGTCCGAACTGTCGTCGACGCTCTCGAAGCTTATCTCGAACCCTCGTCCGGGGAATGA
- a CDS encoding helix-turn-helix domain-containing protein, whose amino-acid sequence MAIDIETFESAPEDQLRNGGETNADRVMRFLAAHPEKAFTQSEIRDAADVKAGSISVVLSRLEDRGLVRHRGNYWAVGEADAVAAYTSLSESTRAANDRFGDEDMDEWLKHAVSDEDSE is encoded by the coding sequence ATGGCAATCGACATCGAGACCTTCGAATCCGCCCCCGAAGACCAACTTCGGAACGGCGGGGAGACGAATGCCGACCGCGTGATGCGGTTCCTCGCCGCGCATCCCGAGAAAGCGTTCACCCAGAGCGAAATTCGGGACGCGGCCGACGTAAAAGCGGGGAGCATCAGTGTTGTTCTCTCGCGGCTCGAAGACCGGGGACTCGTCCGCCACCGGGGCAATTACTGGGCGGTCGGCGAGGCCGATGCGGTGGCTGCCTACACAAGTCTCTCCGAGAGCACTCGCGCCGCAAACGACCGCTTCGGGGACGAAGACATGGACGAATGGCTGAAGCACGCCGTGTCGGACGAGGATTCTGAATGA
- a CDS encoding type II toxin-antitoxin system VapC family toxin: MAHYFFDTSALAKRYAQEPGTDVVDDLVERDDDTIQLTSLPVVVLGGSLLFVASVMEH, from the coding sequence ATGGCGCACTACTTTTTCGATACCTCTGCACTCGCGAAACGATATGCCCAGGAACCAGGGACGGATGTCGTCGACGACCTCGTCGAACGCGACGACGACACGATCCAACTCACCTCATTACCCGTCGTCGTACTCGGGGGATCTCTTCTGTTCGTAGCTAGTGTGATGGAACACTAG
- a CDS encoding AbrB/MazE/SpoVT family DNA-binding domain-containing protein, with amino-acid sequence MSSDRVDAESKVSGNQANIPARIRQELDIDDGDHLRWQLEADGTIRVQVIQQRAGTFAGFEGYDGTASTDVTSEHDDWGVHVE; translated from the coding sequence ATGAGCAGCGACAGGGTCGACGCCGAGAGCAAAGTGTCGGGGAACCAGGCGAACATCCCCGCACGGATTCGCCAAGAACTCGACATCGACGACGGAGATCACCTTCGCTGGCAGCTCGAAGCGGACGGGACGATACGCGTCCAAGTCATCCAGCAACGAGCCGGAACGTTCGCCGGCTTCGAGGGCTACGACGGAACGGCGTCGACGGACGTGACCAGCGAGCACGACGACTGGGGCGTCCACGTCGAGTGA
- a CDS encoding PIN domain-containing protein: MPRALLDTTVLFAAAYRRDDAHEVALPILQGIDDGSLPEAVVLDYVLAETLNGLLTHAGHESAVDLLDRLEENARFHIDSLGTDALATGKALFRRHEPLSFVDASIVAYMQTEGLGYLYAFDDDFDAADGVYRLDTATDPYDPN; the protein is encoded by the coding sequence ATGCCTCGAGCACTCCTCGACACGACGGTCCTCTTCGCGGCGGCGTACCGCCGAGATGACGCCCACGAGGTGGCATTGCCGATACTCCAGGGCATCGACGACGGCTCGTTACCGGAGGCGGTGGTGCTGGATTACGTGCTCGCGGAAACGCTCAACGGCCTCCTCACGCACGCCGGGCACGAGTCGGCCGTCGATCTGCTGGACCGGCTCGAGGAGAACGCTCGATTCCACATCGATTCGCTCGGCACGGACGCCCTCGCCACCGGAAAAGCGCTGTTCCGTCGACACGAGCCGCTCTCCTTCGTCGACGCCAGCATCGTCGCCTACATGCAGACTGAGGGGTTGGGCTACCTCTACGCCTTCGACGACGATTTCGATGCGGCCGATGGTGTGTATCGACTCGATACGGCGACGGACCCCTACGACCCGAACTAA
- a CDS encoding type VII toxin-antitoxin system MntA family adenylyltransferase antitoxin yields MNDETGSEQSREAVLEDLRDVLADHPVSFALVFGSTARGTATGESDLDVAVEFRDVRPGDDGYSDTYLRTHVAVAEAISGDVDVVDVHSMSPEFASIAFGEGTVVVGSKSRRDELEAELAREPSLKRARERVTGAARRLRDGA; encoded by the coding sequence ATGAACGACGAAACCGGGAGCGAACAGTCTCGGGAGGCCGTACTTGAGGACCTTCGAGACGTCCTCGCAGACCATCCGGTTTCGTTCGCGCTGGTGTTCGGATCGACCGCCCGTGGAACGGCGACGGGCGAGAGCGACCTCGACGTAGCCGTCGAATTTCGGGACGTTCGACCGGGTGACGACGGGTACAGTGACACATACCTCAGGACGCACGTCGCCGTCGCCGAGGCCATCTCCGGCGACGTGGACGTCGTCGACGTTCACTCCATGTCGCCGGAGTTCGCCAGTATCGCGTTCGGCGAAGGGACGGTCGTCGTCGGTTCCAAATCGCGTCGCGACGAGCTGGAAGCCGAACTGGCACGAGAACCGTCGCTAAAGCGTGCTCGCGAACGCGTGACAGGCGCGGCACGGCGACTCCGAGATGGGGCTTGA
- a CDS encoding HepT-like ribonuclease domain-containing protein, which yields MERTVRELRSFQSLTLEEYQSPDHRQTRAAVERHFETLTAATVDVAKTICRLESVAVPIHRKDVIRAVESCGIIAVTARKPTRSRVEGSA from the coding sequence ATCGAGCGGACCGTCCGTGAGCTACGCTCATTCCAGTCGTTGACGCTGGAGGAGTACCAGTCCCCGGACCATCGACAGACGCGAGCTGCGGTGGAGCGACACTTCGAGACGCTGACTGCGGCGACGGTCGACGTCGCGAAGACGATCTGCCGACTCGAATCTGTAGCGGTTCCGATCCACCGAAAGGACGTGATTCGTGCGGTCGAATCGTGTGGGATCATAGCAGTAACAGCGCGGAAACCCACCCGTTCACGGGTGGAAGGAAGCGCGTAA
- a CDS encoding transposase: MEKRRTVPVKLDVDSDDAALLENTIDEFLWAADYVTRHAFEGGYVTTSKTTLHDDTYDDVRDETALHSNHVQAARNKAADACKSVVEKWKQGKKASMPHFTSPHLVYDHRTATFHDEYVSLATVDGRIEADYVLPDDNRDTPHAEYLFSDEYETTGAELHYSNGNWMLHIHTKTDVESDTPEQAPTENGTVLGVDLGVNNLAVASTGTFWTGDEFDHWRREYEKRRGDLQQCETRWAHENMQAVGRKEEGRFKIVLHRISNELVAEARDYECSVIAFEDLTDIRDRTGASWGHNWAFNRLYEYVEYKAEEYGIEVAQVDPENTSRRCSHCGFTHPDNRHDEAFECLKCGYENHADYNAGKNIGLRYLRRNQTGSGGGAPVGVRLNSGMLNANGEYESPADDESARAGVHAESPRL, translated from the coding sequence ATGGAGAAGCGGCGGACTGTTCCCGTCAAACTTGACGTGGACAGTGACGACGCCGCACTCCTCGAAAATACCATAGACGAATTCCTGTGGGCTGCCGACTACGTCACACGCCACGCGTTCGAGGGTGGATACGTCACCACGAGCAAGACCACGCTCCACGACGACACCTACGACGACGTGCGCGACGAGACGGCCTTACACAGCAACCACGTCCAAGCCGCCCGAAACAAGGCCGCCGACGCCTGCAAGAGCGTGGTCGAAAAGTGGAAGCAGGGCAAGAAAGCGTCGATGCCACACTTCACCAGCCCCCATCTCGTCTACGACCACCGCACCGCCACCTTCCACGACGAGTATGTAAGCCTCGCCACGGTCGATGGCCGGATTGAAGCCGACTACGTGCTTCCTGACGATAATCGGGATACGCCTCACGCGGAATACCTGTTCTCAGACGAGTACGAGACTACGGGGGCGGAACTACACTACAGCAACGGCAACTGGATGCTTCACATCCACACAAAGACGGACGTGGAGTCTGACACGCCGGAACAGGCACCCACCGAGAACGGAACGGTTCTCGGGGTTGACCTCGGCGTGAACAATCTGGCCGTCGCTTCAACGGGCACGTTCTGGACGGGCGACGAGTTCGACCACTGGCGGCGCGAATACGAGAAGCGGCGTGGCGACTTGCAGCAATGTGAGACGCGGTGGGCACATGAGAATATGCAGGCAGTCGGTCGCAAAGAAGAAGGTCGGTTCAAGATAGTGCTTCACCGTATCTCGAACGAGTTGGTTGCTGAAGCTCGTGATTACGAGTGTTCGGTGATAGCGTTTGAGGACCTGACCGACATTCGTGACCGCACTGGTGCGTCGTGGGGGCACAATTGGGCGTTCAACCGCCTCTACGAATACGTGGAGTACAAAGCTGAAGAATACGGCATCGAGGTAGCACAGGTTGACCCCGAGAACACGTCGCGGCGGTGTTCACATTGTGGATTCACCCACCCCGACAACCGTCACGACGAGGCCTTCGAGTGCCTGAAATGCGGCTACGAGAATCACGCCGACTACAACGCCGGCAAGAACATCGGTTTGCGGTATCTCCGTCGGAACCAAACTGGCTCCGGTGGAGGCGCACCCGTAGGCGTGCGCTTGAACAGCGGGATGTTGAACGCGAATGGAGAGTATGAGTCTCCTGCCGACGATGAGTCGGCCAGAGCGGGAGTCCACGCTGAAAGCCCACGGCTTTAG